Proteins from one Setaria italica strain Yugu1 chromosome V, Setaria_italica_v2.0, whole genome shotgun sequence genomic window:
- the LOC101780426 gene encoding succinate dehydrogenase subunit 5, mitochondrial gives MAAAALRSSAARRLLRLAPAASSALSAASRPAARLAPLSRPICALSGGNNPISWNLRRFFSSNEKHLPAISDPEIECAFKDLLAASWNELPVSLVEEAKKAVSKATDDKAGQEALKNVFCAAEACEEFGGTLVTLRMALDDLCGLTGENVGPLPGYIEDAVKAAYNRYMTYLESFGPEENYLRKKVETELGTKMIHLKMRCSGIGSEWGKISLIGTSGISGSYVELRA, from the exons atggccgccgccgccctccgctccTCCGCCGCACGCCGGCTCCTGCGCCTCGCCCCGGCCGCCTCGTCGGCGCTCTCCGCTGcctcccgccccgccgccaggtTGGCGCCGCTCTCGCGCCCGATCTGCGCGCTCTCAG GTGGAAACAATCCTATCTCATGGAACCTGAGGCGCTTCTTCAGTTCAAACGAAAAGCATTTGCCTGCAATATCTGACCCAGAGATAGAATGTGCATTTAAGGATTTGTTGGCCGCTAGTTGGAATGAACTTCCAGTTTCTCTTGTAGAAGAAGCAAAGAAAGCAGTATCTAAAGCTACTGATGATAAGGCTGGTCAAGAGGCTTTGAAAAATGTATTTTGTGCTGCTGAGGCTTGTGAAGAATTTGGCGGAACCTTAGTTACCCTAAGAATGGCTCTTGATGATCTATGTGGCCTGACCGGTGAG AATGTGGGTCCCTTGCCTGGTTACATCGAAGATGCTGTTAAAGCTGCATATAATCGCTACATGACATATCTGGAGTCCTTTGGCCCTGAGGAAAATTATCTAAGAAAGAAGGTGGAGACTGAGTTGGGGACAAAAATGATACACCTCAAAATGAGATGCAGTGGCATAGGTTCTGAGTGGGGAAAG ATCTCCCTGATTGGCACCTCAGGGATCTCAGGTTCCTATGTTGAGCTAAGGGCATGA
- the LOC101779228 gene encoding amino acid transporter AVT6C isoform X1 has product MAASKNPPFSAMPNAGESVTPEEAPLLPEHAGSPGAQAGGSPASVLGAVFNVSTSVVGAGIMSIPAAMRVLGVAPAVALIAGAAALADAAAGFMLRYTRGAPSYAALMGDAFGRAGAGLLNVFVAANALGTLTVYLIVVGDVMSGAAGGGDAHAGVLQEWFGRHRWTDREVVLVAVAAILLPLVLRKRVDSLRFTSAISIMLAVVFMLISLGIAVYALLKGTATMPRMLPDFSRLSSPFELFTAVPVIVVAFTFHFNVHPIRAELSKTSDMKAAVRISLVLCAAIYAAVGFFGFLLFGDATMADVLANFDRSSGAGVPQALNDAARLSYALHLVLVFPLLFFSLRVNVDELLFPGRRPLATDTRRFVSLTAVLMAVLYALAIAIPSIWTLFEYSGSTFAVTISLIFPGAIVLRDVHGIAKRKDKALAATMIILAVVTSSIAIASNIMSSISDKVREGHDS; this is encoded by the exons ATGGCGGCGTCCAAGAACCCGCCGTTCTCTGCCATGCCGAACGCCGGGGAGAGTGTTACACCTGAGGAGGCCCCGCTTCTGCCGGAGCACGCCGGGTCGCCGGGCGCGCAGgctggcggctcgccggcgtcggTGCTGGGTGCTGTGTTCAACGTGTCGACGAGCGTGGTGGGCGCCGGGATCATGTCGATCCCGGCGGCCATGCGCGTCCTCGgcgtggcgccggcggtggcactGATCGCTGGCGCCGCGGCCctggccgacgccgccgcgggcttCATGCTCCGGTACACCCGCGGCGCGCCGTCGTACGCGGCGCTGATGGGCGACGCGTTCGGCCGCGCCGGAGCCGGGCTGCTCAACGTGTTCGTCGCCGCCAACGCACTCGGGACCCTCACCGTGTACCTCATCGTCGTCGGGGACGTGATgtccggcgcggcgggcggcggggacgCACACGCCGGGGTGCTGCAGGAGTGGTTCGGGCGACACCGGTGGACCGACCgggaggtggtgctggtggcggTCGCGGCGATCCTCCTGCCCCTCGTGCTCCGCAAGCGTGTCG ATTCGCTGAGGTTCACGTCGGCCATCTCCATCATGCTAGCGGTGGTGTTCATGCTCATCAGCCTGGGCATCGCGGTGTACGCGCTCCTCAAGGGCACCGCGACCATGCCGAGGATGCTCCCGGACTTCTCCAGGCTCTCCTCCCCGTTCGAGCTCTTCACCGCCGTCcccgtcatcgtcgtcgcctTCACCTTCCACTTCAACG TCCACCCGATCCGCGCGGAGCTGAGCAAGACGTCGGACATGAAGGCGGCGGTGCGCATCTCCCTCGTGCTCTGCGCCGCCATCTACGCCGCCGTGGGCTTCTtcggcttcctcctcttcgGGGACGCCACCATGGCCGACGTGCTCGCCAATTTCGACCGCAGCTCGGGGGCCGGCGTCCCGCAGGCGCTCAACGACGCGGCGCGCCTCAGCTACGCGCTCCACCTCGTGCTCGTCTTCccgctcctcttcttctcgctCCGGGTCAACGTCGACGAGCTCCTCTTCCcgggccgccggccgctcgccacGGACACGCGCCGGTTCGTGTCCCTCACGGCCGTGCTCATGGCGGTGCTCTACGCGCTCGCCATCGCCATCCCCAGCATCTGgacgctcttcgagtactccgGATCCACGTTCGCTGTCACCATCTCGTTGATCTTCCCTGGCGCCATTGTTCTCAG GGATGTTCATGGAATAGCAAAGCGGAAGGACAAGGCTTTGGCGGCGACGATGATCATTCTGGCTGTGGTCACGAGCAGCATTGCCATTGCCTCAAACATCATGAGCTCCATCAGCGACAAAGTCAGAGAAGGTCATGACTCATGA